In Rhinoraja longicauda isolate Sanriku21f chromosome 6, sRhiLon1.1, whole genome shotgun sequence, the following proteins share a genomic window:
- the crlf3 gene encoding cytokine receptor-like factor 3 yields the protein MMEIEIQADLLKEATESIEAAKNYKDELEQRLQGLNQARKQINGSAVQTRSSLQHHFRELKETVIKLLDERSTSLLQEVNKVEEESIRPLDDCQKLIEQGVNTAEELLQEGEIAILCGTAEEKLGNFTKKALQIHLDSLPEVPSLVEVACLSAQLDKSFLGFVKERISTHGAIASRPPVQIEELTERPGGILVRWCKDDDDFVPQEYRLQFCKDSGGHYEDAYAGADVEFVVLHLDPNICYTFRVCARGEGRREWSPWSVPQAALTTLSAHEWITGCEGFSLSSRRDMALRNNSPTCGVLYSKEPTYHSGQTLTFRMEAAGMPDKRDSIGVCVEAQNGWDSLQRDKAVCISPNGAVFVNGKEMTNQLPCVSTGSSVTFDMGVVNFGSTFNDASCFKLRVIISSGNREVVFDWLLDQPCEALYFGCSFVYPGWKVLVF from the exons ATGATGGAAATTGAAATTCAGGCTGACCTACTCAAAGAGGCCACGGAGAGCATAGAGGCAGCAAAGAATTATAAAGATGAATTGGAACAACGACTACAGGGCCTGAACCAGGCGAGGAAGCAG ATCAATGGAAGTGCAGTGCAGACACGCAGTTCCCTGCAACACCACTTCAGGGAACTGAAAGAAACGGTGATCAAGCTGCTGGACGAGCGGTCAACCTCTCTGCTTCAGGAGGTGAACAAGGTGGAAGAGGAAAGCATCAGGCCGCTGGATGACTGTCAGAAGTTAATCGAGCAAGGGGTCAACACGGCAGAGGAGCTGCTGCAGGAAG GAGAGATCGCCATTCTCTGTGGCACAGCAGAGGAGAAACTCGGAAACTTCACCAAGAAAGCCCTGCAAATCCACCTCGACAG TTTGCCTGAAGTCCCTTCGCTGGTGGAGGTGGCCTGTCTATCGGCCCAGCTGGACAAAAGTTTCCTTGGTTTTGTGAAGGAGCGGATCTCCACGCACGGAGCCATCGCTTCGCGGCCTCCGGTCCAGATCGAGGAGCTGACCGAGCGGCCCGGAGGGATCCTTGTGCGATGGTGCAAG GATGACGATGACTTTGTGCCTCAGGAGTATCGCCTGCAGTTCTGCAAGGACAGCGGCGGACATTACGAGGATGCCTACGCCGGAGCCGACGTCGAGTTTGTCGTGCTACACCTCGACCCCAACATCTGCTACACCTTCCGCGTGTGTGCCCGTGGCGAGGGCCGCAGGGAGTGGAGCCCCTGGAGTGTCCCGCAGGCCGCCCTCACCACACTGAGTGCACACG AGTGGATCACGGGCTGTGAAGGGTTCAGCCTCAGCAGTCGCAGGGACATGGCACTCAGGAACAACTCGCCCACCTGTGGTGTGCTGTACTCCAAGGAACCCACCTACCACAGTGGACAAACCCTGACCTTTCG GATGGAGGCCGCGGGAATGCCGGACAAACGCGACAGTATCGGAGTGTGCGTCGAGGCGCAGAACGGGTGGGACTCTCTGCAGAGGGACAAGGCCGTTTGTATCAGCCCCAACG GGGCCGTGTTTGTAAATGGCAAAGAAATGACCAACCAACTACCTTGCGTTTCGACTGGTTCCTCTGTCACCTTTGACATGGGAGTGGTTAACTTTGGCTCAACCTTCAATGATGCCTCTTGTTTCAAACTTCGAGTGATCATAAGCTCAGGGAATCGGGAGGTGGTGTTTGACTGGCTGCTCGACCAGCCCTGCGAAGCTCTGTACTTTGGGTGCTCCTTCGTCTACCCTGGTTGGAAAGTGCTGGTTTTTTAA